A portion of the Tiliqua scincoides isolate rTilSci1 chromosome 3, rTilSci1.hap2, whole genome shotgun sequence genome contains these proteins:
- the C3H11orf42 gene encoding uncharacterized protein C11orf42 homolog, with amino-acid sequence MDGGVQTLDIGEADSNWELIRDKVIEERFGPTVVPVPFLEDAASYDLLTVLIKKPQLGQSLLRRQRCLLPVGPLEKLLQRGPGGRELTHCTREYNARVRGESRYEETRLVDGALRHIRLSMAGVHKKVAFLVLRPGTAALRPDLPWLRSQSSIYVVYEVFYCSSLVLAVTQGSEHRSFRVEQPLPVAFSCLKFALSSKGVLGSQKPMGHTLPARAAWVRMAVLEPPSSGLPLKPPLPPESTAVRKRWHPLVRPSRPLAGKWPFKRHRPTLGPSTTSLADPERHSMLLPLLQGIVAESDTDE; translated from the exons ATGGATGGTGGAGTTCAGACTTTGGACATTGGTGAGGCTGACTCCAACTGGGAGCTGATCAGGGACAAG GTCATCGAGGAGCGCTTTGGGCCCACCGTGGTGCCGGTTCCCTTCCTGGAAGACGCTGCCTCCTATGACTTGCTGACCGTCCTGATCAAGAAGCCGCAGCTGGGACAGAGTCTCCTGCGCCGGCAGCGCTGCCTGCTCCCTGTTGGGCCcctggagaagctgctgcagaGGGGCCCTGGGGGACGGGAGCTGACTCACTGCACACGCGAGTACAACGCCCGGGTGCGGGGGGAGTCCCGCTATGAGGAGACGCGACTGGTGGACGGGGCCCTGAGGCACATCCGCCTCTCCATGGCCGGTGTGCACAAGAAGGTGGCCTTCCTGGTGCTGCGGCCCGGCACGGCAGCCCTGCGCCCGGACCTGCCCTGGCTCCGCTCCCAGAGCAGCATCTACGTGGTCTACGAGGTCTTCTACTGCAGCAGCCTGGTGCTGGCCGTCACCCAGGGCTCTGAGCACCGCAGCTTCCGTGTGGAGCAGCCCCTCCCCGTGGCCTTCTCCTGCCTCAAGTTTGCCCTCAGCAGCAAGGGTGTGCTGGGCTCCCAGAAGCCCATGGGCCACACCCTGCCCGCCCGGGCCGCCTGGGTAAGGATGGCTGTGCTGGAGCCCCCCAGCTCTGGCCTGCCACTGAAGCCCCCACTGCCCCCGGAGAGTACAGCAGTTCGCAAGCGGTGGCACCCCCTGGTCAGACCCTCACGGCCCCTGGCAG GGAAATGGCCCTTCAAGCGCCACCGCCCCACACTGGGCCCTTCAACCACCAGCCTGGCAGACCCAGAGAGACACTCCatgctgctgccgctcctgcaggGCATCGTGGCCGAGAGCGACACGGACGAGTGA